In Pelotomaculum isophthalicicum JI, the following proteins share a genomic window:
- a CDS encoding MerR family transcriptional regulator yields the protein MKYKIGKIAELAGVSKRTVDYYTNLGLLEPVRSERNYRYYSEESLIRLKLIEGLKEKRLTLEEIKERLSLLDGNLGEARKGNKGRPNDIDSIIEQVKQFENQLTQLQPAVVSSLGPEQAAVLTKQMFLQSIMIVNSLLMYINDLMP from the coding sequence TTGAAATATAAAATTGGAAAAATCGCCGAGTTGGCAGGGGTTAGTAAAAGGACAGTTGATTATTACACAAATTTGGGCCTGTTAGAGCCTGTAAGATCAGAAAGGAACTATAGGTATTATTCTGAAGAATCCTTGATTAGGCTTAAATTAATTGAAGGTTTGAAAGAGAAAAGGTTAACATTGGAGGAGATTAAGGAGCGTTTGAGTCTCCTGGATGGCAATTTGGGGGAAGCAAGGAAAGGGAACAAAGGCAGGCCAAATGATATTGATTCCATAATAGAGCAAGTCAAACAGTTTGAAAACCAACTTACCCAGCTGCAGCCTGCCGTGGTATCCAGCCTGGGGCCGGAGCAAGCTGCTGTGTTGACTAAACAAATGTTTCTGCAAAGTATTATGATAGTCAATTCTTTATTGATGTATATTAATGATTTAATGCCCTAG
- a CDS encoding cation diffusion facilitator family transporter encodes MHSTGYKALWIALFANLSVFLTKAIAAWVGNSAAMFSEALHSLSDLVNSIFLLVGMKLASRPADMEHPFGYGKEVYFWSFIASVFMFGVTSMGSITRGYHQIIDPHPIEAVELLVIALSLAALFEMYAVRAAMSAVLNDVGVQARGFKAIAASFKNINNVANPAVKFVFYEDFAALVGVVIALIAVAISKVTNNIVYDGAASIIIGIILGVMGVMLAYENRDMIIGRAAHPNIVRRIGDIAMRVPGVTDVQEIKTMYIGAHSLLVNMTIETKPKLSIEYADDIVAEVEKRIVKRLNIVKEINIEVVADDKISDWQKKRTELNELDKH; translated from the coding sequence TTGCATTCTACGGGCTATAAAGCCTTATGGATTGCCTTATTTGCCAACCTGTCTGTTTTTTTAACAAAAGCTATTGCTGCCTGGGTCGGTAATAGTGCGGCCATGTTTTCTGAAGCTCTCCACTCGCTGTCGGACCTGGTTAACAGCATCTTCCTGCTCGTCGGCATGAAGCTGGCATCACGGCCGGCGGACATGGAGCACCCCTTCGGTTATGGTAAAGAAGTATACTTTTGGTCGTTTATTGCTTCAGTATTTATGTTTGGTGTCACCAGTATGGGTTCTATAACCAGAGGCTACCACCAGATAATTGACCCTCACCCCATTGAGGCTGTAGAACTCCTGGTCATCGCTTTATCCCTTGCTGCATTATTTGAAATGTACGCTGTCAGGGCGGCCATGAGTGCAGTTTTAAATGACGTCGGTGTACAAGCAAGAGGGTTCAAAGCCATAGCGGCTTCTTTTAAAAATATCAACAATGTGGCCAACCCGGCAGTGAAGTTTGTTTTTTATGAAGACTTTGCGGCTTTGGTTGGAGTAGTCATAGCATTGATTGCAGTAGCCATAAGCAAGGTTACAAATAACATAGTTTACGACGGTGCCGCCTCAATTATAATCGGAATCATATTGGGTGTAATGGGCGTCATGCTGGCCTATGAGAACAGGGATATGATTATCGGCAGGGCGGCTCACCCCAATATAGTAAGGAGAATCGGCGACATTGCCATGAGAGTTCCAGGCGTTACTGATGTCCAAGAGATAAAAACAATGTATATTGGAGCCCATTCCCTGCTGGTTAACATGACCATAGAGACCAAGCCCAAGCTTAGCATTGAATATGCTGATGATATAGTTGCAGAGGTGGAAAAAAGGATTGTCAAAAGACTTAATATTGTAAAGGAAATCAATATAGAAGTTGTCGCTGACGACAAAATTTCCGACTGGCAGAAAAAAAGAACAGAACTGAATGAGCTGGATAAACATTAG
- a CDS encoding cation diffusion facilitator family transporter — MDPADPSRLKNGVLSNLGLFIVKGSVALSCGSAAIYASTLYSLSNTLNDVFSLLGLKMASRPADAEHPFGYGKELYFWSFIAAVFMLGFASMGAVGRGLKQIKEQYVITSDILPVLALAIAFLYECFLLKSALARSVPKEVQDSDYILKNYIRLFKRNTNPTNQIMVLQSTAAVIGTGVSLSATLIASWTGSYLFDGLASICVGLLCGSMALILAFQLKELIIGCSACPDTVRLINNLAMQVPGVTDVPKIKTMFIGSHSLLVNMEIKVKSGLDIESIEDINDEIEKIIKINLGSVRHINIETFADDMVQDWKRKTDFYFKSKTVSEVM, encoded by the coding sequence ATGGACCCAGCGGACCCTAGCAGGTTAAAGAATGGTGTTTTATCTAATCTAGGTCTGTTTATCGTTAAAGGTTCGGTTGCGTTATCTTGCGGCAGTGCGGCAATATATGCTTCTACCCTGTATTCCTTAAGCAACACTTTAAATGACGTTTTTTCCCTGCTTGGACTAAAAATGGCCTCCCGTCCGGCGGATGCCGAACATCCTTTTGGATACGGCAAAGAGTTATATTTTTGGTCATTCATTGCCGCGGTGTTTATGCTGGGTTTTGCCAGTATGGGCGCTGTCGGCAGGGGTCTTAAACAAATTAAAGAACAGTATGTGATAACTTCAGACATTTTACCGGTTTTAGCCCTGGCAATAGCTTTTCTCTATGAGTGTTTTCTTCTCAAATCAGCACTTGCCCGCAGTGTGCCTAAAGAGGTTCAAGATAGTGATTACATACTGAAAAACTATATCCGTTTGTTTAAAAGAAATACCAACCCCACCAATCAGATAATGGTCCTGCAAAGCACTGCAGCAGTAATCGGAACCGGGGTGTCTCTCAGTGCAACGCTTATTGCCAGTTGGACAGGCAGCTATCTGTTTGACGGACTTGCTTCAATCTGTGTGGGACTTCTGTGCGGCAGTATGGCCTTGATACTTGCTTTCCAGTTAAAAGAGCTGATCATTGGCTGCTCAGCCTGTCCGGATACTGTACGGTTAATTAATAATCTGGCTATGCAGGTGCCCGGTGTGACAGATGTCCCTAAAATAAAAACCATGTTTATAGGATCTCATTCATTGTTGGTTAACATGGAGATCAAGGTAAAAAGCGGCCTTGATATAGAATCTATAGAGGATATTAATGACGAAATAGAAAAAATTATTAAAATTAATCTGGGTAGTGTCAGACACATTAATATTGAAACATTCGCAGACGATATGGTTCAGGATTGGAAAAGAAAAACCGATTTTTATTTTAAATCAAAAACTGTAAGTGAGGTTATGTAA
- a CDS encoding zinc metalloprotease HtpX, whose amino-acid sequence MNTIKVWLLMGTLSVLLVLMGNAICGRSGAMLFFLIAMGMNFFGYFYSDKIAIKMTRSYPVSEAEAPDLYDIVKKLSQRAGIPMPKLYVTPSHQPNAFATGRNPSHAAVAVTEGIMHLLNRSELEGVLAHELAHIKNRDVLVGTIAAALAGAITMMANMLQWAAIFGMGGSNDEDEGGGSMAGGLIMAIIAPLAATIIQLAISRSREYMADATGASIAGSPAGLANALLKLESGAHRIPMQVNPAASHLFIVNPFSGASLMKLFSTHPPIQERVERLRRISL is encoded by the coding sequence ATGAACACCATAAAAGTATGGTTATTGATGGGTACGCTTTCTGTTCTGCTTGTGTTAATGGGCAATGCCATTTGCGGCCGCTCCGGAGCAATGCTGTTTTTCCTGATAGCAATGGGGATGAATTTCTTCGGCTACTTTTACAGCGATAAAATTGCCATAAAAATGACTCGCTCATATCCGGTTTCTGAGGCAGAGGCTCCTGATCTTTATGATATAGTAAAGAAACTATCGCAGCGGGCAGGCATTCCTATGCCAAAGCTTTATGTAACGCCATCCCACCAGCCCAACGCCTTTGCCACAGGCCGCAATCCCTCCCATGCGGCGGTAGCCGTTACGGAAGGCATCATGCATCTATTAAACCGTTCCGAGCTTGAAGGCGTGTTGGCTCATGAGCTTGCCCATATCAAAAACAGAGACGTCCTGGTAGGCACCATAGCCGCAGCCCTGGCCGGGGCCATAACCATGATGGCCAATATGCTGCAATGGGCTGCTATATTTGGCATGGGCGGAAGCAACGACGAAGACGAGGGTGGCGGTAGTATGGCAGGTGGCCTGATCATGGCCATCATCGCTCCCTTAGCAGCCACGATTATTCAGTTGGCCATCTCCCGTTCCAGGGAATACATGGCCGATGCAACCGGCGCCAGTATAGCCGGATCACCCGCCGGCCTGGCGAATGCGCTTCTAAAATTAGAGTCAGGAGCACACCGCATACCAATGCAGGTTAATCCCGCCGCTTCACACCTTTTTATCGTGAATCCGTTTTCAGGTGCTTCTCTGATGAAGCTTTTCAGCACGCACCCGCCCATTCAGGAAAGGGTAGAGAGGCTCCGGAGAATAAGTCTGTAA